Proteins found in one Cobetia sp. L2A1 genomic segment:
- the arsC gene encoding arsenate reductase (glutaredoxin) (This arsenate reductase requires both glutathione and glutaredoxin to convert arsenate to arsenite, after which the efflux transporter formed by ArsA and ArsB can extrude the arsenite from the cell, providing resistance.) gives MTDSTRITLYHNPACGTSRNVLAMLKASGETPEVIEYLVTPPTRETLEALITAMGGGPRPLLRRKGTPFDELGLENSALSDAELIDAMLAHPILINRPVVVTPTVTRLCRPSEVVLALLDNPVAEYTKEDGDVVHASKA, from the coding sequence TCACAACCCGGCCTGTGGCACGTCGCGCAATGTGCTGGCCATGCTCAAGGCCTCCGGTGAGACACCGGAGGTCATCGAGTATCTGGTCACGCCGCCGACGCGTGAAACGCTTGAGGCCTTGATCACCGCCATGGGGGGCGGCCCACGCCCGCTGCTGCGCCGCAAGGGCACGCCCTTTGATGAACTTGGGCTAGAAAACTCCGCTCTCAGCGACGCCGAGCTGATCGACGCCATGCTGGCACATCCGATCCTGATCAATCGCCCAGTCGTGGTGACCCCCACCGTTACCCGACTTTGCCGCCCATCTGAAGTCGTACTGGCGCTGCTGGACAATCCCGTCGCGGAGTACACCAAGGAAGACGGCGACGTCGTTCATGCCTCCAAGGCGTGA